In a single window of the Pseudogemmatithrix spongiicola genome:
- a CDS encoding glycosyltransferase family 2 protein → MSEEPLPNAPVVGVVTVLYNSDAYLDDFVAGLAAQRDVRLRLYAIDNSPTADGLTRLRALAAEHGIPGEFVANAENVGIARGNNQGIVLALRDACSHVLLANNDVAFAADTLAPLLAQVRDWRRAATPHILYADSGETWYAGGEVRPWTARVLHAETSPSAAAPAAIPTQYSSTCFLLVHAEVFAHVGHMDEAYFVYYDDVDFALRCGAAGVEIVVVPSSRVAHKVGGSTAGARSPFTAFHANRSRVYFIRKHFRGLRFVTAMTYTLATRAIRLVTAPAAERRATWAGLVAGFTLAFGRGGRSATP, encoded by the coding sequence ATGAGTGAGGAGCCGCTGCCGAACGCCCCGGTCGTCGGCGTCGTCACGGTCCTGTACAACAGCGATGCGTATCTCGACGATTTCGTCGCGGGATTGGCTGCGCAGCGCGATGTCCGCCTGCGGCTCTACGCCATCGACAACAGCCCAACCGCGGACGGACTGACGCGGCTCCGCGCGCTTGCAGCGGAGCATGGCATCCCCGGCGAGTTCGTGGCGAACGCCGAGAACGTCGGAATTGCGCGAGGCAACAACCAAGGCATCGTGCTCGCGCTGCGCGACGCCTGTTCGCACGTGCTGCTTGCGAACAACGACGTCGCATTCGCCGCGGACACGCTGGCGCCACTGCTTGCCCAGGTCCGCGATTGGCGCCGTGCGGCGACGCCCCACATCCTGTACGCCGATTCGGGCGAGACGTGGTACGCCGGCGGCGAGGTGCGCCCGTGGACGGCGCGTGTCCTGCACGCCGAGACGTCGCCGTCGGCGGCTGCGCCCGCAGCGATCCCCACCCAGTACTCCTCGACCTGCTTCCTGCTCGTGCACGCCGAAGTGTTCGCGCATGTCGGCCACATGGATGAGGCCTACTTCGTGTATTACGACGATGTCGACTTCGCGCTGCGCTGTGGCGCGGCCGGTGTCGAGATTGTGGTCGTGCCGAGTAGTCGCGTGGCGCACAAGGTCGGCGGATCGACTGCTGGTGCCCGCTCTCCGTTCACGGCGTTTCACGCGAATCGAAGTCGCGTGTACTTCATTCGTAAGCACTTTCGCGGGCTTCGCTTCGTCACGGCGATGACCTACACCCTCGCCACGCGTGCGATTCGGCTCGTCACTGCTCCGGCCGCCGAGCGACGCGCGACCTGGGCAGGGCTGGTCGCGGGATTCACGCTGGCGTTCGGGCGGGGCGGACGCTCCGCGACGCCCTGA